In the Hordeum vulgare subsp. vulgare chromosome 7H, MorexV3_pseudomolecules_assembly, whole genome shotgun sequence genome, one interval contains:
- the LOC123410229 gene encoding caffeoyl-CoA O-methyltransferase 1 gives MATTAADATAAVPKDQAANGSAAASTGGEQVTRHSEVGHKSLLQSDALYQYILETSVYPREHECMKELREITANHPWNLMTTSADEGQFLNMLLKLIGAKKTMEIGVYTGYSLLATALAIPDDGTILAMDINRENYELGLPCIEKAGVAHKIDFREGPALPVLDALLEDEANHGTFDFVFVDADKDNYLNYHERLMKLVKVGGLLGYDNTLWNGSVVLPADAPMRKYIRYYRDFVLDLNKALAADQRVEICQLPVGDGITLCRRAK, from the exons ATGGCGACCACGGCAGCCGACGCCACGGCCGCGGTGCCCAAGGACCAGGCCGCCAACGGTTCCGCTGCCGCCAGCACCGGCGGCGAGCAGGTCACGCGCCACTCCGAGGTCGGACACAAGAGCCTGCTCCAGAGCGACGCCCTCTACCAG TACATCCTGGAGACGAGCGTGTACCCGCGCGAGCACGAGTGCATGAAGGAGCTCCGCGAGATCACCGCCAACCACCCATG GAACCTGATGACGACGTCGGCGGACGAGGGCCAGTTCCTCAACATGCTGCTCAAGCTCATCGGCGCCAAGAAGACCATGGAGATCGGCGTCTACACGGGCTACTCCCTGCTCGCCACCGCGCTCGCCATCCCCGACGACGGCACC ATCTTGGCCATGGACATCAACCGCGAGAACTACGAGCTGGGGCTGCCGTGCATCGAGAAGGCCGGCGTGGCGCACAAGATCGACTTCCGCGAGGGCCCGGCGCTCCCCGTCCTGGACGCCCTCCTCGAGGACGAGGCCAACCACGGCACCTTCGACTTCGTCTTCGTGGACGCCGACAAGGACAACTACCTCAACTACCACGAGCGCCTCATGAAGCTCGTCAAGGTCGGCGGCCTCCTCGGCTACGACAACACCCTCTGGAACGGCTCCGTCGTGCTCCCCGCCGACGCCCCCATGCGCAAGTACATCCGCTACTACCGCGACTTCGTCCTCGACCTCAACAAGGCCCTCGCCGCCGACCAGCGCGTCGAGATCTGCCAGCTCCCCGTCGGCGACGGCATCACCCTCTGCCGCCGCGCCAAGTGA